CTCCTGTGACGCTTCAGCTCGCCAGCTTCGAGGTGAGGTCGATGCTGGTGGGCGAGGCCGGCACGGGGAAGGGCTTCCCGGCCGCGCCGCTGAAGTCGAGCGTCTTCAGGTTGACCGAGTACACCAGGGGGTTGGCGTAGAAGCGCACGGACAAGGTGAGCGCGACCAGGTCCTTCACGACGGCCCACTGCGTGTAGTCCAGCTCGTCCTTCCCCAGCTTGCTCACGGAGCGGCTGGTGCCCGCCGGGATGTCCACCGTGTTGAGCAGGTGGAAGGCGAGCGTGGTGGCGTCCGCCGCCGTGATGAGCGGCTGCGAGTACTGCTTGAGGTACGCGGCGCGCACGAAGCGCGCGGGCGGCGTCGAGTCTCCCGGCAGGCCGCGCATTCCGCTGCCGTGGCCGGCGGGCGCGAACGACCCGGAGCCCAGCTCCGTGGGCTTCGCGTCCCAGGGCGTGAGGTTGGCGTACCCGCCCAGGTTCTGCAGCTGCTGGGGGAACGGCGGGTCGTTGGTGCACACGCCCACCGGGTTCTCGTAGACGTTGAGCTGACCGTGGGTGAACTCCACCACGATGCTGTTGCCCTTGGCGTCGTGGATGGGGAAGTGCAGCGGGAGCAGCTTCGCCAGCAGGTCACCCTCCCAGACCTGCACGGTGCCGCTCGTCAGCGCGGCCCGCACGTCCGCCACGCTCCCGCACGTGCCCAGCGCCCAGCTCACGAAGTCCACCAGCGCCAGGGCCTGCGAAGGCTGGCTCACCTTGGGATAGTTGGAGCCCGGCAGCCACAGCGCGCCCACGGACAGGCCCTGCGTATTGAGCCCATCCACGATGACCTTGTCCGTGAGGGCGGTGATGCCGACGAAGCCATACGTCGACGTCCACTTCAGGCCGGGCTTGCCGCTGGGGGCCATGGACTGGAAGGACTCGCCCGAGGCGTGGACCATCAGCTGCGAGTTCAGGTCCAGCCCGAACTCCATGCTGCGGCCATTGACGGCGATGGGCCCGGAGGCGACGCGGGTGGTGTCGCCGGTGATCAGGAAGTCGGTGCACATGGGGCAGTCCTCACGCAGCGTGGAAGCCAATTCCTCCCACGATGGTGGGCGCGTTCCACGATGCCTGGATGCCATTGCACGCCGCGCACCAACACCCGGTGAAACCAGGAACCCGCCAAATTCCAGGGGATTGCGCGGAGGCCTGCCGCGGTGGGTCCTCCCTCGCGTCCGGATGGGAGGCAGGCGCGTCCCGGTCCGACGCGGAGTCATTGCGTGGCGTCCGGAATCCGGACAGCCTCCGCGGCGCATGACGGATTCCGCGCCTCCTCCCGCGCCCCCACCGCGCCGCGACGACACGATGGGCGAGTTCGACCTGCCGTTCTTCCAGCGGCTGTCGCTCCAACTGCAGGGCATCGTCATCGCGTTCGTGCTGCGCGGCACGGACCTGCTGCTGCTGCTCCCACGCCCCCGGCTCCTGAAGCCGTACCTGGGACTGTGGTGGCAGCGCATCCTGTGGACGCCCTATCGCTGGCGGCGCACCTTCGAGATGGCGCGGGCGCTCCAGGCCACGGGCCAGTCGCTCCGCGAGCTGATGTACGGCGAGACGCCGCTGGTGACGGCGCTGTGGTTCCTCAAGAAGGCGGGCGTGGGGCGAAACAGCCGGGTGGTGGACCTGGGCGCGGGGCGAGGACGCGTGCTGCTCGCCGCGCGCTGGTGGGGGGCCGGGGCGCATGGCGTGGAGTTGATCGCGGACCACGTGGCGCGCGTGGCGCCGTGGCTTCAGCCCGCGGGCATCACCCTCACCGTGGGTGACATGACCCGCGAGCCCCTGGGAGACGCGACCCACATCTTCTGCAACTGGGTGGCGTTCAGTCCGGAGACGAAGGCCCGGCTCGTCGCGCACCTGCGCACCTGCGCGCCCGGCACGCGCATCATCACCGTCACCCGTCCCATCCAGGCGGAAGGCTTCAGCGGCCACTCCTCCCATTGGATGCTCTTCACCTGGGGCTTCGAGAAGGTCTGGCTCCAGCAATACGTCCCAGGTCCCATCGCATCCCCCTGACACGGGAAGGTCTGATGCGACTCCGAGCTTGTCCGGCGTCATTCGTGATTAACTGGTAAATGCGGGCGGCGGCGTTCCCGTTGCGAGAGGTGATGGTGATGGACCAGTGGAGGAACAAGGAGCCTGACGTGACTCGCGAGAAGCTTCTTCGGGCGGCCGCGGATCTCATCCTGGCTCAGGGACTCCAGGCCGTGACGCTCGATGCCATCGCCGGGCGGGCAGGGGTCTCGAAGGGGGACCTCCTGGAGCATTTCCAGACCAAGCCCATCCTGCTCGATGCGCTGTTCGACGACGTGACCCAGCGCTTCGCCGGGGCGGTCGCCGCGGAGATGGCGAAGGACCCGGACGCCAACGGCAGGGGAACCCGCGCGTACCTCCGGGTGACGGTCGCCGCTCCCGCCGATGACGGCGAGGCCCACGTCATGCGCTCGCTCATCGGGCTCATGCTCTTCGACCCGGAGGTCCGGGAGCTCTGGAGCTCCATCTGGGACGAGGCGCGAGAGGAGCAACTCAGCCCCCAGGAGCAGGAGTCGCCGGAGCTCACGCTCTGCCGTCTGGCGATCGACGGGTTGTGGATGTCGGACCTGCTCGAGCACCGCTCGGTTTCGAGCCAGATGCGCGCGGCGGTCATTCAGCGAATCGAAGAGCTCACGCGCAAGTAGCCTGGGCCCTCGAGGAGGTGGTACCGGTGCGTCAGCGCGTCAAGTGCTTCAGGGTGAGATAGACGAACTCCGCGCCGGGCTGGAGGGACGCCACCGGGACGCGCTCGTTGGGGGCGTGCGCGGTGCGCGCGTCGTCCGGGGTCAGCGCGAAGAGGTCGATGCCATAGGCGTGGATGCCCGAGCGGCGCAGCGTGGCGGACTCGGTGGTGCCGGTGGACATGCGCGGAATCACCGGCGCCTTCGGCCACACCTTCGCCGCGGCGGCCTTCACCGCGCGGAACATGGCGTTGTCCCCCACGGGAGACATGGGCGAGTCCGGCGGCGACACGTCCATCTCCACCTGGATGTCCGGGTCATTCACCGCGGCGACGATGCGCTCGCGCACGGCCTTCGGGTCCGCGTCCGGCAGCAGGCGGCAGTTCACGGTGGCCTCGGCGGTGGCGGGGATGACGTTGGACTTCGTGCCCGCCTTGAACACCGTGGGCACGCAGGTGGTGCGCAGCACCGCGCCCAGCGCGGGATCCAACCGGGCCACGGCCGTCACCGCGTCCTCGGGCGGCGCGTCCGGTGAGGCGGCGATGCGGCGCAGCGCCTCACCCAGCTCACCGGGAGCCGCCTGCGCGCGGCCCTGCACGTGGAGCCTGGCGGCGGGCGTCAGGTGCGCGGGGAAGGTGAGGGCGCCCACGCGCGCCACCGCCGCGGCCACCCGCACCAGCGGCCCCGCGTCCACGGGCGGCGCGGAGGAGTGGCCTCCGGGGCCTGCGGCCTTGAGCGTCACGTTGCGGGACACGCGCTCCGCGGCCTGGAGCGCCACGAAGCGCACCTCCTTGCGGTCTGGCGACAGCTCCGTGAGGCCGCCCTCGTTGAGCGCGAACTCCGCCTCCTTGAGCTCCGGGCGGTGCTCCATCATCCAGTCCAGTCCCTGTCCGGAGCCCACCTCTTCATCCGCGCCCAGGTACAGGAGGATGTCGCGCGAGCGAGTCCCGCCCTCCTGCTTCAGCCGGCGCAGCGCGAGGATGCTCGCCGCCGCCATGCCCTTGTTGTCCTGCACGCCGCGTCCGTAGAGCAGGCCGTCCTTCTCCGTGAGCCGCCACGGGTCGGTGGCCCACTCGGTCTTCACGGCGGGCACGGTGTCCAGGTGCGCGAGCACGAGCACCGGCCGGCCCTTGCCGCTGCCCTTCAAGCGCACCAGCAGGTTTCCGCGACCGGGCGAGGGCTCGATGAGCTCCGACTCGATGCCGGCCTCGCGCAGCCACTTCGCCGCCACCTGGGCCGCGGCCGTCTCGTTGCCGGGCGGGTTGGAGGTGTCCGCGGCGACGAGCTCCGCGAGCAGCGTCCGCAGCTCGTCCTTGGGCGCGGGACGGGATGACGCGGCGTGGCTTGGACCCAGCGCGAACAAGGCGATGACGAGGGGCAGAAGACGCATGGTGGAGAGGCTCGCGCCTTCTGGCCCGGGAAGGCAACGGAAGCGGTGTTTGCAAGGAGTGCCGTGTTAAGGGAAGGGCCCTGGAGGGATTCCGCCATGGCCTCGCCGTTGAGCTTTCGCACCGTGGAGCTGCCGCTGCGTCACGCCTGGACCATTGCCCGGGGCACGAGCACGGTGAAGCGCAACGTGTTCGTGGAGGTGCGCTCGGAAGGGCACGTGGGTTACGGCGAGGCCGCGCCCAACGTGCGCTACGGCGAGTCGTGGGAGACGGTGGAGGTGGCGCTCCACAAATTGGCCCCGGTGCTGGAGGGCCGCGACCTGCGCCACTTCCGCGACGTGTCCGAGGCCGTGGACGCGGCGCTGCCGGACAACCCCGCGGCGAAGGCGGCGGTGGACCTGGCGCTGCATGACTGGGCGGGCAAGGTGATGGGCGTGCCGCTGTACCGGATGCTGGGCGTGGACCCGTCGCGGCAGCCGGTGACGTCCATGTCCATTGGCATCGACGTGCCGGAGACGCTGGCCGTGAAGGTGCGCGAGGCGGCGGACTTCCCGGTGCTGAAGGTGAAGCTGGGCGCGGACCGCGTGCAGGAGGTGTTCGGCACGGTGCGCTCGCTGACGGCGCAGACCATCCGCGTGGACGCGAACGAGGCGTGGAAGCCAGACGAGGCGCTGGCGCACATCCAGTGGTTGTCCACGCAGGGTGTGGAGTTGGTGGAGCAGCCGCTGCCCGCGGCGGACGTGGAGGGCGCGAAGTGGCTGCGCGCGCGCTCGCCGCTGCCGCTGGTGGCGGACGAGTCGCTGACGAAGGCGTCGGACGTGCCGAAGCTGGCGGAGGGCTTCCACGGCATCAACGTGAAGCTCCAGAAGAGCGGCGGCATCCGTGAGGCACTGCGCATCATCGAGACAGCGCGAGCGTGCGGCCTGAAGGTGATGCTGGGCTGCATGGTGGAGACGGGGCTGGGCATCGCGGCGGGAGCGCATCTGGCGCCGCTGGTGGACTGGGTGGACCTGGACGGCAACCTGCTGCTCGCGGAGGACCCGTACCGCGCGCATCCGGTGGTGCAGGGCCGCATCCAGCTGGGGGCGGGCGCGGGCCTGGGCGTGGAGCCCCGGTGACGCCACCGCTCATCCAGGATCCGATGGCGGTGCTCGCCGTGCTGCTCGCGGTGCTGGCGGGGTTGTATGCGTTGCAGCGCTACCCGGCGGTGGAGCGGTTCTTCAACG
This DNA window, taken from Corallococcus coralloides DSM 2259, encodes the following:
- a CDS encoding TetR/AcrR family transcriptional regulator translates to MTREKLLRAAADLILAQGLQAVTLDAIAGRAGVSKGDLLEHFQTKPILLDALFDDVTQRFAGAVAAEMAKDPDANGRGTRAYLRVTVAAPADDGEAHVMRSLIGLMLFDPEVRELWSSIWDEAREEQLSPQEQESPELTLCRLAIDGLWMSDLLEHRSVSSQMRAAVIQRIEELTRK
- a CDS encoding dipeptide epimerase; amino-acid sequence: MASPLSFRTVELPLRHAWTIARGTSTVKRNVFVEVRSEGHVGYGEAAPNVRYGESWETVEVALHKLAPVLEGRDLRHFRDVSEAVDAALPDNPAAKAAVDLALHDWAGKVMGVPLYRMLGVDPSRQPVTSMSIGIDVPETLAVKVREAADFPVLKVKLGADRVQEVFGTVRSLTAQTIRVDANEAWKPDEALAHIQWLSTQGVELVEQPLPAADVEGAKWLRARSPLPLVADESLTKASDVPKLAEGFHGINVKLQKSGGIREALRIIETARACGLKVMLGCMVETGLGIAAGAHLAPLVDWVDLDGNLLLAEDPYRAHPVVQGRIQLGAGAGLGVEPR
- a CDS encoding linear amide C-N hydrolase; amino-acid sequence: MCTDFLITGDTTRVASGPIAVNGRSMEFGLDLNSQLMVHASGESFQSMAPSGKPGLKWTSTYGFVGITALTDKVIVDGLNTQGLSVGALWLPGSNYPKVSQPSQALALVDFVSWALGTCGSVADVRAALTSGTVQVWEGDLLAKLLPLHFPIHDAKGNSIVVEFTHGQLNVYENPVGVCTNDPPFPQQLQNLGGYANLTPWDAKPTELGSGSFAPAGHGSGMRGLPGDSTPPARFVRAAYLKQYSQPLITAADATTLAFHLLNTVDIPAGTSRSVSKLGKDELDYTQWAVVKDLVALTLSVRFYANPLVYSVNLKTLDFSGAAGKPFPVPASPTSIDLTSKLAS
- a CDS encoding M20/M25/M40 family metallo-hydrolase — its product is MRLLPLVIALFALGPSHAASSRPAPKDELRTLLAELVAADTSNPPGNETAAAQVAAKWLREAGIESELIEPSPGRGNLLVRLKGSGKGRPVLVLAHLDTVPAVKTEWATDPWRLTEKDGLLYGRGVQDNKGMAAASILALRRLKQEGGTRSRDILLYLGADEEVGSGQGLDWMMEHRPELKEAEFALNEGGLTELSPDRKEVRFVALQAAERVSRNVTLKAAGPGGHSSAPPVDAGPLVRVAAAVARVGALTFPAHLTPAARLHVQGRAQAAPGELGEALRRIAASPDAPPEDAVTAVARLDPALGAVLRTTCVPTVFKAGTKSNVIPATAEATVNCRLLPDADPKAVRERIVAAVNDPDIQVEMDVSPPDSPMSPVGDNAMFRAVKAAAAKVWPKAPVIPRMSTGTTESATLRRSGIHAYGIDLFALTPDDARTAHAPNERVPVASLQPGAEFVYLTLKHLTR
- a CDS encoding class I SAM-dependent methyltransferase, whose product is MTDSAPPPAPPPRRDDTMGEFDLPFFQRLSLQLQGIVIAFVLRGTDLLLLLPRPRLLKPYLGLWWQRILWTPYRWRRTFEMARALQATGQSLRELMYGETPLVTALWFLKKAGVGRNSRVVDLGAGRGRVLLAARWWGAGAHGVELIADHVARVAPWLQPAGITLTVGDMTREPLGDATHIFCNWVAFSPETKARLVAHLRTCAPGTRIITVTRPIQAEGFSGHSSHWMLFTWGFEKVWLQQYVPGPIASP